A region of the Pseudorasbora parva isolate DD20220531a chromosome 18, ASM2467924v1, whole genome shotgun sequence genome:
aTTATTAAGAAATCACAAGGATAGCATCTGACTATGATTATACGTAACATATTGTTCATACAGTAAAAAGAGATTTAATTCAAATTTATACAGCAGTTGTTTTTAAATCTTAAACTAGTTTAAATTCAAATCCCTTTAATTAAACTGTAATTGTAATGATCAATTACTAACAAATGTGAATTACCTGATCTGGAAAGTAAGTCTTTATCAAGTCAAAGTCCCGTTTCTTACCCTCATAGTTTGGTATTTAATACTTATAGATTTATATAAATTCTCCCGGCTGCATCACAGATTTGGAGCACATTTCACAGCATTTGTCCTGAGGCACTtctacacacaaataaataacttgCAGATGGGTGTATTAATGAAGCACAAATTTAATTCTGTGCTTCAATAGTGGTAGAAGTCTTTGTATCTTTGTGTTCCAGATACATTAAAGCTGTGCTAAAGGTGTTGATTTGACTAGTCCTCTCGTAGATATGCATCTGGGATGTCTTCATCCTCCATTCCATTGCTGAGGTTCTGATGCCGCTCACTGTCCTCAGCTTTAGAGTCTTTGAGTTCTCTCTCAGCCTCTAGCATCATTTGCCGAAAATGTTCCACTTGGGACTGTGCAACCTGTATACTGCTCTGTGCATTCACAGAAGCTTGGTCAGCCCCTGGGGACGAAAAAAAGGGTTAGGCTATTACCATGCGGCTAAAAGCGCAATACAACACACGACCATAAAGAGGTGCCAAATGTTAATAAGTCTCTATGGCAGTGCTTCTCGCCAGCTCATTAGTACAGATTGCATCGCTTTGTCCAAAATGTCTGATTACACAGTATTCGAAAGCAGTAGGCAAAAAGTCTACAGATTTAGAATTTCACTCATACTACACATATTcatcatactatatagaacatacttcTTTAAAGGTCACAAAgtaagttcaaattcaaatataGTTCCTACTCAGACAGTATGCGATTTCAGACACATCACAAGACTTGAATAgggtgtgtctgatgagggagacatcCAAAATATGCAATGTTGGGGGGGTTCCCAGGACAGCTTTGAGAAGCACTGTACTAAATCATACTTTGTTTCAAGGTAATGTGCATTATAGCACTATAGTAGCTGACAATAAATCTTTTTGGGTACATGTCCTTTGGTGATTTTTCTAGGGTAATTCttgattttataattattaaacatGCAGCTTTTTGACCTTATATTAATAGAGAGACTACATggtatatttatgtttttaaaagtaaaatgcaCCAGTGAAGGCAAAAAGGAGATTAAAAGGATGACCAAATACACAAAACAtgcatatttttataataaaataaaaatcagcatattagaatgatttctgaaggataatgaTTAATGGCTGCTAAAATCCAGCTGTcagcacaggaataaattacattataaatatacataattatattaAAGTAGGTCGTTTACAAGTTATTTGTAGCACttaattgtatttgtatttaaagttataattgtaatatttcataatatcaCTATACTACTTTAATCAAAGAAGTGCAGCctaacactgtaaaaagtggTAGCCTGCAATTGGTACCTCAAAgagctgtttttttctttatttaaatacatttaaaaaaagcaatattgtataatatttttGACTTGCATAAAACAAGTTAACTTGATGTTATTAATTAAAGTTAACATTTTTAGCATGAGAGACTTTAAAACATATTACAAAATCTTACTTAGCCCAAACGTTTGAACAGTTATAAAATAATGTAGTATGCCTATTATATaactatattataataatactatatttatataaatattaaccAAACATCCTGATGTTAATAAAGAattgttaatttaaaaaaaggctGTGTAAAGCAGTGTTAACGTaataaaagggttagttcatcccaaAATTAATACTATCATCATTTACTTCCCCTGATGTTGTTCCAAATGTGTAAGacattcgttcatctttggaacacaaacaaagatcattttaaagaaatctgagagctttctgtccctccattgacagctacgcaactaccacttttaAACcgcagaaaggtagtaaagacatcataaaagtaatcatACATCGTGGTGCTCTTGTGAACACACGTTGGAGactaatattttgtaaatatatggtaaatgatgttgttttttttgcacaaaaaaagcacttgttgcttcgcttcataaaattgaggttaaaggtgcactatggaactttccgtccactggagggcgcctattcaaaacaaatgcgtagtttaatgacacaaagtgggagcgcagcatcttgggagatgtggtcttctcatcacagccggtggaaaataggactcgggcagaaatcacgttcatgcatgtggttattaacgttactgtagtctaaagcagagcaggaccgagtgttgtggacctgatcacagctgctggagcgattgttaaacaaatacccgcctcgcgaataccgggacttttattatgacgggtcgagacacagtcgccgggcgcctgcacagatccgctcttccggttatgattttgaggtaatgctgctctgtttatcatattagatacatttaagtgtgtttaaaacgatgttatgacgttactccgtgcgttcacttgttcacactgctaagagtaaagctctcctgccaaataaaagccgaaacccaGGGTatagcgcagatatgacacaattgacagacgactccctcaaatgcaatgctgaaacgtccctgtccttagttaaaatagcaattctctcacaatttacaaatagttggaaacatctgggatattgtaggtactcaactgaacaaaatatataacactggcctagtggtttttggatattttactgcaaaaatactacatagtgcacctttaaaccactggagtcacatggattacttttatgatgtctTTACTATTTCTGGGGCTTAAAAATGGTAGTTGTGTAGGcggtcaatggagggacagtaAGGCTCTCAGGCTTaattaaaaagatcttcatttgtgttctgaagatgaacaaatgtcttacaggtttggaacaacataagtaattcatgacaattttcatttttgggtgaactaaccctttaaacatctACTCCAGAAGATGAGTGCTACCTGCATTGAAAGCTGTCTCTGCTGCCAGCTTTGAGAGATTGATGGCAGTGATCCAGCAGGATTCAAATCGTTTGCAATCCTTTCTCCTGTCAATTACctaattaaatgaacaaaaacacaacaacgtTGCAATCAAATTTATTAAAGAAAGcatattaacaatttatattaCCGCAATGTCAGAAAAACACAACTACCATTAAATACTGTAAAGGATAACTCCAATTTGAAAGCTTGTGAACATGAACTCCCTGTGTTTTTCCAAGTCATTACCTCCTGACGGCGGACAAAGATGACCTGCCAAATAGCGTTCTCTTCCACAGGAGAAAGTTTGCCGATAGAAGCCACATAGTGCTTGTGTAATGTCACAAGACTGTTTATAGCCTAGAGAAGACAAGTATgttggatgttttttttgtgtgcaaactTCTTTTAACCATGAAAACGACATAATCCACCGTTCAAATAGTTGTGCTTACCTTGACATAACCTGTGAGAGAGTCAAGCAGCGCTAAAGTAGTTTGTGAGAGGAAAGTATTAGTACTGTCAGTGACCAGAGATGATGCTCTCCGTACTAGATCTTCATGAGACAGACCTTCAGGTTTCTAAACAAGACAAAGAGAACAGAGTGGTTAACGTTTTTTTTAGATACCAATTTAGTAGAAAGTAACACTAACGGCAAACATGTAATGTCATTATATGGTGAAGACTGAGcttataaatataaatcaaatGTGTTGACATTACTAGGCCATCTTTCTAGCTGTTCAGTCATACCATGTTATTAATATACATGAGATAAGCCTTCGTCTTGGTAGGCCACTATTAATAAATTGATGAGCTGCGCAGATGTGCTTGACTAAAGTTGTTTTTTGTAGATGTTTCATGCTGTTTTATTGAGATATGCAATATCAAGCCAGCTTCACTTTTACTCCGATATTTTCAATTTTGAAGAAttatcaattttgatttcatggcgactttaaaggtttagttcacccaaaaatgaaatgtatgtcattaatgactcaccgtAATGtcttccacacccataagacctccgttcatcttcggaacacagttcaagatattttatagtcagagagcttttctgttccttcatgaacgtgtatgcacactatactgtccatgtccagaaaggtaataaaaacatcatcaaagtaatccatatgtgacatcagttagttaattagaatctcttgaagcatcggaaatacattttggtccaaaaataacaaaaactacaactttattcagtatggtcttctcttccacgtttttattttcaatcctcaaataaagattcaaacggttatgaatcagcgtattgattcatgattcacgtgaatgaatgaatgtcatgtgagttcagcagtttgacacacgatccgaatcatgaatcaatccgctgattcataaccgtttgaatataaatataaatataacttaaactgtgttccgaagatgaccAG
Encoded here:
- the diablob gene encoding diablo, IAP-binding mitochondrial protein b, translated to MAAYRRKLFAAGLSCAASLNRSSCQSSRRLAVLPTLIRKNWKTLSVTGALCAVPFIQKPEGLSHEDLVRRASSLVTDSTNTFLSQTTLALLDSLTGYVKAINSLVTLHKHYVASIGKLSPVEENAIWQVIFVRRQEVIDRRKDCKRFESCWITAINLSKLAAETAFNAGADQASVNAQSSIQVAQSQVEHFRQMMLEAERELKDSKAEDSERHQNLSNGMEDEDIPDAYLRED